In Zea mays cultivar B73 chromosome 7, Zm-B73-REFERENCE-NAM-5.0, whole genome shotgun sequence, the following proteins share a genomic window:
- the LOC100280979 gene encoding major pollen allergen Car b 1 — MKGSKVHEHEADVPASDLWAIYGSLRAAELLPELLPHVLAKVELVSGDGGVGTILQLIFPPGIPGLQSYKEKFIKVDNENYIKEAEAIDGDILKLGFEAYMIRFEIIPKGANSSVIRSTIEYVIADAHPELEAMVSTATLAETAQKFSEFAKAK, encoded by the exons ATGAAGGGGAGCAAGGTCCACGAGCACGAGGCAGACGTCCCCGCCTCCGACCTCTGGGCGATCTACGGCTCCCTCCGCGCCGCGGAACTCCTGCCGGAGCTGCTCCCGCACGTGCTTGCCAAGGTGGAGCTCGTCAGCGGCGACGGCGGTGTTGGTACCATCTTGCAGCTAATATTTCCTCCCG GGATTCCTGGGCTACAGAGTTACAAGGAGAAGTTCATCAAAGTTGACAACGAGAACTATATCAAGGAGGCAGAAGCCATTGATGGCGACATTTTGAAGCTGGGGTTCGAGGCATACATGATACGGTTTGAGATCATTCCAAAAGGGGCCAATTCGTCTGTCATCAGGTCGACTATCGAGTATGTGATTGCTGATGCGCACCCGGAGCTCGAAGCTATGGTGAGCACAGCAACTTTGGCTGAAACTGCTCAGAAATTTTCCGAGTTTGCTAAGGCGAAGTAG
- the LOC109940961 gene encoding uncharacterized protein produces MTVILLSSDLNKRRGCLLYKNEKEVDSGSPSEVEILENPTDSNKRKLLHVLDDSEVVYEDEEGPITQADLQRWFVDDLDKRAPVKVSTDGCTNDYVMVGLSTKDMPVTKADSIDVLCDYIMAIEDDTTLEMTWVRSFNPFKIEISVKDLQNILTINQDKILRCFDMVVRLHANKESRRPKEEIINNRKHYMDMRFWRMVGFGKLPKYHQDPTTEELAKTLDCWSSMNYYITGCRYVLMPWKFNGCHALFVIDHVKKHVTFIDFTPTQDWCKHMPYKSFMEAIIMASKKYKIAYSKKHSGWAEDIFKWEHTIQTGVPIDLRGFNTSYLVL; encoded by the exons ATGACTGTTATATTACTATCTTCAGACCTGAATAAGAGAAGGGGGTGTCTGTTatacaaaaatgaaaaagaagTTGACTCTGGAAGCCCATCAGAGGTTGAGATATTAGAAAACCCAACAGATTCTAATAAGAGGAAACTACTCCACGTGCTTGATGATAGCGAAGTAGTGTATGAAGATGAGGAAGGCCCTATTACTCAAGCAGACCTGCAAAGGTGGTTTGTTGATGATTTGGATAAAAGAGCTCCTGTAAAAGTCTCTACCGATGGGTGCACCAATGACTATGTAATGGTTGGTCTTTCCACAAAGGACATGCCAGTGACCAAAGCCGATTCAATAGATGTTTTATGTGATTATATCATGGCAATAGAAGACGATACAACACTAGA GATGACATGGGTGCGAAGTTTCAATCCTTTTAAGATAGAAATTTCTGTCAAAGACCTGCAAAACATATTAACGATAAATCAAGATAAGATTCTAAGATGTTTTGACATGGTTGTTCGGCTGCATGCCAATAAAGAGTCAcgtaggccgaaagaagaaatcataaataatagaaagcattatatggacatgcgtttctgg agaatggttggttttggtaaacttccaaagtaccatcaggatcctacaacagaagagttagccaaaacactcgattgttggtcatcaatgaattattatatcacgggttgtagatat gttcttatgccatggaaATTCAATGGATGCCACGCCCTTTTCGTAATAGATCATGTTAAAAAGCATGTGACTTTTATCGACTTTACACCAACTCAAGATTGGTGTAAACACATGCCATACAAGAGTTTCATGGAAGCGATTAtcatggcctcaaaaaaatataaGATTGCTTACAGCAAGAAACATTCTGGATGGGCGGAGGATAtctttaagtgggaacatacaattcagactggtgttccaattgacttaaGAGG GTTTAATACCAGCTACCTCGTTCTATAA